The genomic interval AAACACGGGGATCTACTTTAGTAGTAGATTGATAATCAAGAAATATtggtaattttattttagcatcgtgtatttttttactttcaacaTTCATAAAGCTACCACGGAGACAAAatttacaattattttatagcattaaaacttaattttttcaagATATAATCTTGCATCAAGTACAAAAGTGTCATCCAAGTAGCTGACACATAACTGTACGAACATTTATTTGCGAAAGCAGTGTGTTAAATGTTATAGCCAGTTTTGCCTCAAACACAAAGGcagtgcccagacactgggatgacaccctATTGGTGGCAATTGCTTCCAAATCATAATGTTTGTACAGCTGTGCGCCGTGCGCTGGAATCCGTTTTAGCCCTTATCTATATCTCAGTTCCACCAACAGTTATTGCGTCGACTTTGAGTGTCGGCTGACCAACTCCAACGGGCACATTTTGTCCATCTTTCGAGCATGTGCCAACACCAGGATCTAACTTTAAGTCATTACCAACCATAGATACTTTTTTCAACACTGTTGGACCGTCACCAATTAGTGTTGCTCCTTTTACTGGCTGTGTAATTTTGCCATTTTCTATTAGGTAAGCTTCCGAAgatgaaaaaacaaattttcctGACGTTATATCAACCTGCCCACCACCGAAATTTACTGCATATAGACCTTTCTTTACGCTAGATATTATTTCCTTCGGTGTATACTTTCCGGGCAACATATAGGTGTTTGTCATGCGCGGCATAATAACTTCTTTATAACTGTCTCTTCTACCATTACCAGTTGGGCTTACACCCATGAGTTTAGCGTTCATATGATCCTGCATGTATCCTTTTAGGATCCCATCCTCTATCAATATATTATAACTGGGTGGAGTGCCTTCATCGTCTACGCTGATAGAGCCGCGCAAATTGGGCAGAGTTCCGTCATCAACTACTGTGATGTCACTAGCTGCTACTTGTTTACCCACAGAATTTGAAAATGCTGAGACTTTTTTGCGATTGAAGTCGCCCTCAAGTCCATGACCCACGGCTTCGTGTAACAATATTCCTGGCCAGCCTGGACCTAAAACGACTGTCATTTCTCCGGCTGGAGTTGGAATTGCTTCAAGATTTACCAGTGCTTGTTCTAACGCTTGGTTTGCAACTTCTTTCCACTTTTTCTCAGAAATAAACTTACTATAAGAGTCCCTTCCACCATGCCCTGCAGAACCTCTTTCGGTACGGCCATCTTTTTCTACAATGACTAGCACATTAAAACGTACCAGAGGCCTGATATCGCTTAATCTGTGATCACCCTTTATTATTTGTACAACTTGCCATTCTCCACTTAGAGTTATTTTTACTTGCTTCACGCAGTTATTTTTGGACCTTACATACTCATTAACCTCATTGAGTAGCTTAATCTTTGAATTCAGATCCATTTCATTTATAGGGTTAATCCTCGAATATAGGCTTTTTGTCTCTTcgtttaaatttattgaatttgtctTGTTTAAAGACACTGAGCTTTTTACCATAGAAGCAGCATTACTAATTTCTTTTTCGCTGATCTCAGAAGAACAAACGAAAGATGTACTATCTTCACAAAAAGACCTTAAACCAAATCCCCTTCTAGTATTCAAGTCCATGTGTTTTAATATGTTATCCTCAAAAACCAGGGACTCCGACTGGCAAAATTCTAGAAACAGCTCACCACCATCGCTATTGCTCAAAGCGTTATTGACTATTTTATATACGTTATTAATATTAACATTGTTTTGagcaaaaaatatttgatcTAGATTTGGCATTACCTTTGAActaaaaattgtttaagtATATTATTTAACTTTAACATAGTAAACTATAAAAAGCCCGGGTGGCGGAATTGGTAGACGCGCTAGCTTCAGGTGCTAGTAACTTTTTAAGTTGTGGAAGTTCAAGTCTTCTCTCGGGCACTCTTAGCTTCCATATTGCTTATTGAATTAATTAATGTTATAATATAACATATTAGGTAATATTTATGCTATGTATGGTGAAAAAGATAAGTTAGCCTACAGAAAGAAGGTACGAACTTACTCGAAACGCTTAGTTACTACACTATCTACTATCTCTTTCATTGGATACATAGCGGCATTGGTCTTGAATATTCCTGTCTTAAGTCTGTATTTTAGTATTGCCGGCACTATATTCAGTGCACTTTCGTTTGCTTTAAATATATGGTCACTAAATGATCATTCCCGACAACAGAATCTTAATAAGAAATCTGGCATAAAAAACACTCCAGGACAAAAAAAGTTAACAAAGATCTATCTTGATATAGCATCCAGTGCTTCATTTCTAATAGGAGGTATTGCATCTATGTCGCTTTTTGAGTCTtctgttatttattttgtttctacGCCTTTTTTTATTCTAGGCTGTGTTATTATGGCAGCTAATATCGTTCAAACTATGATTAGTGAACCACAGACAAAAAACGCCCTTGAGAATCTCTCTTCAAATACTGCAAGAGTACAAGCTTAAGTATTAACTTATACAGGAATATTAGCTATATAATTCCACTGAAGGAAGCCATTCAAAAGAGTTCGATGTAATTAGCGTCAAAAAAGTGTAAGCAGAAATTGTGGGCTTATTGGGGTAGGAGCTCTTAGTACTCCTACTTCCACATCAATTACTTGAATAATTGCTCAAGCTatcaaaataaaagtttttattcAGTAATTTGTGTATAAAGGGTACTATTTTACTGGTAGTAAAATAAATCAGAATGAAGTCTATTTTATTAACGAGGCCTTTATTGGATTCGTTCAATACAAGAAATATATTGAGAAAGTATGGATACAAAGTTTATATAGAACCAGTATTCACAATAAAGTACTTAAATCCTGATATATCTGCGTACGAATTTGACGTTGTGATATCTACAAGTAAAAACAGTGTAAAGGCTTTTAGTCAAATATGCAAAGAGGATGACTTTCCGATTATTACAGTTGGTAATTCAACCATGCAGGCTGCAAAAAATTTGGGATTTTCTGATATAATCTCAGCAGACAGCAACGTTGATGGTCTGATATCATTCATAAAAGCTCATTATTCAAACGCAATAAAGTTCTTGTATATAAGGGGACAAGAAGTATCATGTGACCTCAAAAAGAGATTATCTGAAGAAGATTTTAACGTAAGAGAAGTTGTACTCTATAAAACAATCATTAAAAGGAGTCTAACTAATAGGTGTAAAAATTTACTGTTGGATGGTAAAATTGATAGCgttgcttttttttcctcACAGACAGCAAGGGTATTTTGTTCATTAGTTCTAAAAAGTGGGCTATCTCATGTGATGAATAATACAGTTGCATATACCATGAGTAAAAACATTGCTGATAGTTTAAAGTTAATCaagtggaaaaaaattataacatCGAGGTTGCCTACTGGGGAGAGTTTAATTGATATAATTAATAAGGATTGCTGATGCTAAAGATTGCAACTTGGAACGTAAACTCCATACGTAAAAGAGTTAATCAACTTTGTAGTTTTATAGTTGATAGTCAGATAGATATAGTTTTGCTGCAAGAGATAAAATGTACGGAAGAGCAATTTCCTTATGCAGAGATAGAAAAGTTAGGATATGAATATGCTATCTATGGACAAGTTGCAAGAAATGGCGTTTGTGTTTTATCTAAATATCCAATACtggaaaagtttaaaattgaCATTGTAGAAGGTTATCAAGAAGCGCGTTATATAGAGTGCATAATAAAGCACAATAATCAGAAGGTAAGGGTGGGAAGTGTATACGTTCCAAACGGTCAAAGCCCGgactctcaagcatttgaatATAAACTCAAGTTTTTTGATAATCTATATGAAAGGATGAGCACTTTGTTAAAGAATGAAGAGTTAACTATTATAGCTGGCGATTATAATGTTGCACCGGATGAAATTGATGTCTTTGATTCAAACTTATTGAATGGCCAAGTGTGCTTTCATATAAGAGAACGTGAGAAGTTAAGAGCGATCTTGAATCTTGGGTTTAAAGATGCGTTTAGAATATCTCACCCAAATTTGCAACAATTCACTTGGTGGCATTATCAAGGCAATTCACTCAGAAATAATCAAGGAATGCGAATAGATTATATGCTGTTATCACCACAAGCTGTAGATAAATTGGAAACATGCTACATAGATGATAGATTGCGTAAGCTAGAAAATCCGTCTGACCATACTCCTGTTGTATGTGCTATAGAATAATAGCAGATCTCTTACACAATTCACTTTTAGCAAACCTGAGTAGTCTTACCTTTGCTGCTCTGTGGTTCTTCCCTTCGTTTGTTTTCCTTTCCTGTCCAAGATTGATCGCGCTGCTCACTCTTTTCGTTTTCCCTGTTGTTTCTCTGGGAAATTTGCTCAGGAACAGGTTGTTGTTCactcttttcttttccttGGGAAATTTGTTCAGAAACAGAAATGGGTTGCTCACTCCCTTTAGCCTTCTCGACTGGGGttcctaaaattttattgatgCCATCGCTAATTTCATTACCCCAttcttttctttccttttcaTCCCGTGAATGAGGGTTATACAAAGTACCTTTTTTGTCATTTGAAAAAAGAACCTCCACTCCTCCTTTTATGGCAAATATTGTGCCGATAGCAGTAAGAACTACTCCGAGTGTAGTAGGACCAAAAATTAACATTGGAATAGTGGAAAGAAGGACAGGAAAAAAGATCTTGCTTAAGAACGTTGTTACCATCTCTTCATCACTGAGTGGTGGTTCATCctcttcttttttatctttaccTAAGAATggtattttttctttcatcCCATCCATAAAGGAGCCAGAAATATTTTTCGGGTCTATTTTGATCCCTCCAattagcagcagcagcatttcCAATACAAACTTTATGGATGAATCTTTAGCTTCTGTACCGCGTATATCAGCTACACAGTCATCTActacttcttttattttaccATTCTTGAGATTCTCCTCATTAGCTAATTTTTTCTCTCTAATTTTCTCAAATACGGAAAGTAAAAACTGAGAAAAATTCTCTTCACTGAGTGGTTCTACATCTTCTAGCTTGACATTATTGAATATAATTTGATTCTGACTTAGCATGAAAGCGAGTACTGCCTCGTCATCTTCCTTTAATTCTTTAGGTTGTACTTTGTTTTTTAGCAATTGTATAAAGGCATCATGGATTACCTGATGTTCctctttttcaaaaattttctcATCTTCGTTAGTTACCTGAGTAGGTAACTTTGGAGGTTTTGAACTTTTTACTTGTGGGCCTGTCATGGCTGACCTATTTGCATTTGCTATGTTCTATTCTAACATATTTTTCGTATTAGTTCAAATGATTTATACTCCTAGA from Drosophila ananassae strain 14024-0371.13 chromosome 4 unlocalized genomic scaffold, ASM1763931v2 tig00000245, whole genome shotgun sequence carries:
- the LOC123258123 gene encoding uncharacterized protein LOC123258123; amino-acid sequence: MTGPQVKSSKPPKLPTQVTNEDEKIFEKEEHQVIHDAFIQLLKNKVQPKELKEDDEAVLAFMLSQNQIIFNNVKLEDVEPLSEENFSQFLLSVFEKIREKKLANEENLKNGKIKEVVDDCVADIRGTEAKDSSIKFVLEMLLLLIGGIKIDPKNISGSFMDGMKEKIPFLGKDKKEEDEPPLSDEEMVTTFLSKIFFPVLLSTIPMLIFGPTTLGVVLTAIGTIFAIKGGVEVLFSNDKKGTLYNPHSRDEKERKEWGNEISDGINKILGTPVEKAKGSEQPISVSEQISQGKEKSEQQPVPEQISQRNNRENEKSEQRDQSWTGKENKRREEPQSSKAHTTGVWSDGFSSLRNLSSM